The following DNA comes from Pantanalinema sp..
TAATCTACATCTTAATATAAGTTTGCCTTTCAGTCAAGTGTCATCCGTCACTTCACAAAACGCAAGCCGGTCCAGGTTTTCGAAGGTCCCCCCGCGAGGAATAAAAGCTGAAGCACGCATGAAAAGGGGGTTTCAGCGATCATGGTTCCTCGCAGGCTACTCCTTGCCTCCCTCGGGGCGATCCTGGTCGGGTGCAGCGCGCCGCAGACGCTCGCGATGGCCGAGAGGGCTCCCGAGCCCGGCTCCTTCTTCATCACCCAGTACACCCACCCGGTCTATCACCCCGAGCCGACCCCTCTCGAGAACGCCAACTGCGGGCCCACCAGCCTCGCCATGGCCATCACCGCCTACGGCAAGGTGCCCTATTCCTATCAGGGCAGCCGCGACAAGCTGATCGATGCCGTTCGCCTCGCCATGACCGGCCAGAACGATATAGGGACCTGGACTTACCCCGCTCAGTTCCCGGATGCGGCCAAACGGTTCGGCCTCGCCACCCAGATGGTCCACGGGGGCGCCGACGGCGTCCTGCGGCAGCTGGCCGTCCCCGGGCGCATGGTGATCGTCAACGTCAACCCGACCCCCGCCTACGCCGAGCAGCTCGCCCACCCCTTCAATGGCGGGCACTTCGCCCTGGTGACCGGCTTCGACGGCGAGCGCATCCACCTCAACGACCCCCTGGCGGCGACCCCGGTCACCATTACCCGCAAGCAGCTCGAGCTGGCCCTCACCACGCCGCTCGGCGACGGCATCGCCCCATTCAACGGGGGCATCGCGGTCTGGGCCAGCCGGTAAAATCACCCGCCGCCAGGGCCTGCCGGCTTGATACAATGAGGGAGCTCACCCTCTTGCGATCGGAGCCCCCATGCCCACCGGCCCGCTGTCCCCTCTAGGCCCCACCTCAGACGCCCAGGAGCCCATCCTCGGCGTGGTAGGGAGCCTCACCCGGATCATCCGCTACTTCCTGCGGTACCCGGCCATGTGCGGGCTCATCGTCGCGGCCCTGGCGCTCGAGATGGGGTTCACCGGGCTGGTCCCCATGAGCTTCAAGTACCTGATCGACGGGGCGATCGCCCACCAGGATCGAGCGGCCCTGGCCCTGACGCTCAGCGCCCTGCTCGGCGCCCTGCTCCTGGTGTCGGTCACGGGCCTCGGCCGGGACTACCTCT
Coding sequences within:
- a CDS encoding C39 family peptidase, yielding MVPRRLLLASLGAILVGCSAPQTLAMAERAPEPGSFFITQYTHPVYHPEPTPLENANCGPTSLAMAITAYGKVPYSYQGSRDKLIDAVRLAMTGQNDIGTWTYPAQFPDAAKRFGLATQMVHGGADGVLRQLAVPGRMVIVNVNPTPAYAEQLAHPFNGGHFALVTGFDGERIHLNDPLAATPVTITRKQLELALTTPLGDGIAPFNGGIAVWASR